In Falco naumanni isolate bFalNau1 chromosome 5, bFalNau1.pat, whole genome shotgun sequence, the following are encoded in one genomic region:
- the ADM2 gene encoding protein ADM2 isoform X1 → MGQLEPSPKPSPGPSLLPAAVSRPGPAMRAPAPVALGCISLVLCLLELPACLPLPDGRSPKRREPPDRRPSPASLLGDHPGPQPPALPQPAGGPRQRPLIPRHGPKLMPRHGPRLSPRHGARLAPRHRLLIPRQHPKLIPRHRACLSPRHGHRPVLRHSPQHGPQHPRGRRHASGRLQHAQLLRVGCVLGTCQVQNLSHRLWQLMGQSGRQDSSPMNPNSPHSYG, encoded by the exons ATGGGGCAGCTGGAGCCGAGCCCCAAGCCCAGCCCCGGCCCTTCTCTTCTCCCCGCAGCCGTGTCCCGGCCCGGTCCCGCCATGAGAGCCCCGGCGCCGGTTGCGCTGGGTTGCATCAGCCTGGTGCTGTGTCTGCTGGAgctgcccgcctgcctgcccctgcccgaCGGCCGCTCGCCCAAGCGCAG GGAGCCCCCAGACCGGAGACCCTCCCCAGCCTCACTCCTTGGGGACCACCCAGgaccgcagcccccggccctgccACAGCCTGCTGGTGGCCCTCGGCAGAGACCACTCATCCCACGGCATGGCCCCAAGCTCATGCCACGCCATGGACCCCGGCTCTCCCCCCGACACGGTGCCCGCCTGGCCCCCCGGCACAGACTGCTTATTCCACGGCAGCACCCGAAGCTCATCCCCCGGCACAGAGCCTGCCTGTCCCCCCGGCACGGCCATCGTCCTGTCCTGCGGCACAGCCCACAGCACggcccccagcacccacggGGCCGCCGGCACGCTTCGGGGCGGCTGCAGCACGCACAGCTGCTGCGGgtgggctgtgtgctgggcacCTGCCAGGTGCAGAACCTGAGCCACCGCCTCTGGCAGCTGATGGGCCAGTCGGGCCGCCAAGACTCGTCCCCCATGAACCCCAACAGCCCCCACAGCTATGGGTGA
- the LMF2 gene encoding lipase maturation factor 2 isoform X1, with translation MGDPPLRPRSLFLAGLAAAYLAAFASLYVQIPGLYGRDGILPARKVLRLNGKGLWEQLRDFPTLLWLSPHLGLDTELGMELLCLLGVLASFGALLFEPLRDSLLFALLRVLYLSLYQVGQVFLYFQWDSLLLEAGFLGVLVAPLHLLKWRSTAWRAHDGITFWLVRWLLFRLMFASGVVKLSSRCPTWWGLTALIYHYETQCIPTPSAWFAHQLPVWFQKFSVVATYVIEIAIPLLFFAPIRRLRLFAFYSQVLLQVLIILTGNYNFFNMLTIVLAFSLLDEEHVGHWLGRSKRRHTSTWPPSLQSLFSALLELSVYGFLLYWSVQYFGLEINWEKKLLDSKVAFTYHEFMTWLRAVTLPLVGLAFLSLSWEILSAMYRCACVRGCFWKLWATLQWAIFATATMGMFAISLVPFTYIDYESSGKLWPGIYQMFNAVERFQVVNSYGLFRRMTGVGGRPEVVLEGSYDKQMWTEIEFMYKPGNVSRAPPVVAPHQPRLDWQMWFAALGPHSSSPWFTSFVYRLLQGKKDVIRLVQVDESQYPFSAQPPVYIRAQLYKYWFTSSAEGSEDPARWWRRQHVQEFFPTVSLGDPTLESLLRQHGLKDKTPLKRSVDAFLPWLLQSLRQLSHPFSGPIVLWSLYLVVATVCLLRALGHRPRGGTAPARHKGPRRGEPADRGGGEKNGQVRRKEAKEMEEKGEGRARGLGDGHGDGSRGTKKKK, from the exons ATGGGGGACCCGCCGCTGCGGCCACGGTCGCTGTTCCTGGCCGGGCTGGCTGCCGCCTACCTCGCCGCCTTCGCCTCGCTCTACGTCCAGATCCCCG GGCTGTATGGGAGAGACGGCATCCTGCCGGCCCGCAAAGTGCTGCGCCTCAACGGgaaggggctgtgggagcaACTGCGGGATTTTCCCACCCTGTTGTGGCTCAGTCCCCACCTGGGTTTGGATACAGAGCTGGGGAtggagctgctctgcctccttGGTGTGCTCGCCTCCTTTGGCGCCTTGCTGTTCGAGCCCCTGCGGGACAGTCTGCTCTTCGCCCTGCTCAGGGTGCTCTATCTCTCGCTCTACCAG GTGGGGCAGGTCTTCCTCTACTTCCAGTG GGATAGTCTTCTGCTGGAAGCGGGAttcctgggggtgctggtggccccCCTGCACCTGCTGAAGTGGCGGTCCACGGCGTGGCGTGCCCATGATGGCATCACCTTCTGGCTGGTGCGCTGGCTCCTCTTCCGGCTGATGTTTGCCTCTGGTGTGGTGAAGCTGAGCAGCCGCTGCCCCACTTGGTGGGGACTCACAG CTCTCATCTACCACTACGAGACCCAGTGCATCCCCACACCAAGCGCCTGGTTTGCCCACCAGCTGCCCGTCTGGTTCCAGAAGTTCAGCGTGGTGGCCACCTATGTCATCGAAATAGCTATCCCACTCCTCTTCTTTGCACCCATCCGCCGCCTCCGGCTCTTTGCATTCTACAGCCAG GTCCTACTGCAGGTCCTCATCATCCTCACGGGTAACTACAACTTCTTCAACATGCTCACCATTGTCCTGGCCTTCTCCCTGCTGGATGAGGAACACGTGGGACACTGGCTGGGGCGCAGCAAGCGGAGGCACACCAGCA cctggccccccagcctgcagtcCCTCTTCTCTGCCTTGCTGGAGCTAAGCGTCTATGGCTTCCTGCTTTACTGGAGTGTCCAGTACTTTGGCCTGGAGATCAACTGGGAGAAGAAGCTGCTGGACTCCAAAGTGG cCTTCACCTATCATGAGTTCATGACATGGCTGCGGGCGGTGACCCTACCACTGGTGGGGCTGGCCTTCCTCTCACTCTCCTGGGAGATTCTCTCTGCCATGTACAG GTGTGCCTGTGTGCGTGGCTGCTTCTGGAAGCTCTGGGCCACACTACAGTGGGCCATCTTCGCCACCGCGACCATGGGGATGTTTGCCATCAGCTTG GTGCCCTTCACCTACATTGACTATGAGTCCAGTGGCAAGCTGTGGCCTGGCATCTACCAGATGTTCAACGCAGTGGAACGCTTCCAGGTGGTGAACTCCTATGGGCTCTTCCGCAGGATGACTGGTGTTGGTGGGCGGCCCGAGGtggtgctggagggcagctACGACAAGCAGATGTGGACG GAGATCGAGTTCATGTACAAGCCTGGGAACGTCAGCAGGGCCCCCCCTGTGGTTGCCCCACACCAGCCCCGCCTTGACTGGCAGATGTGGTTTGCGGCACTGGgcccccacagcagcagcccctggttCACCAGCTTTGTCTACCGCCTGCTGCAGGGCAAGAAGGACG TGATCCGCCTGGTGCAGGTTGATGAATCCCAGTATCCCTTCAGTGCCCAGCCGCCCGTCTACATCCGCGCCCAGCTCTACAAGTACTGGTtcaccagcagtgctgagggCAG CGAGGACCCCGCACGATGGTGGCGGCGACAGCATGTCCAGGAATTCTTCCCCACTGTCTCCCTGGGTGATCCCACACTGGAGAGCCTGCTCCGCCAGCATGGGCTGAAG GACAAGACACCGCTGAAGCGCTCGGTGGACGCcttcctgccctggctgctgcagtcccTCCGCCAGCTCAGCCACCCTTTCTCCGGCCCCATCGTCCTTTGGTCCCTGTACCTCGTGGTGGCTACCGTCTGTCTCCTGCGAGCCCTGGGCCACCGGCCccgggggggcacagcccctgcccgccACAAAGGCCCCAGACGGGGGGAGCCTGCGGACCGAGGGGGTGGTGAGAAGAACGGGCAGGTGCGGAGGAAGGAGGCAAAAGAGATGGAGGAGAAAGGTgagggccgggcccgggggtTAGGCGATGGCCATGGTGATGGCTCCCGTGGCACCAAGAAGAAGAAGTAG
- the MIOX gene encoding inositol oxygenase — protein MRSLQAGADPPEGTEPGKAKSEYRNYTEGKLLDRVYNTYLLMHTHQTVDFVRKKNAEYRSCSLRKMSIMEALELLDQLVDESDPDVDFPNSYHAYQTAEGIRRAHPDKDWFHLVGLLHDLGKVLALFGEPQWAVVGDTFPVGCKVQKSVVFSDSTFHDNPDTRHPLYSTEYGMYQPRCGLENILMSWGHDEYMYRVMKFNNFTLPKEAFYMVRFHSFYPWHTHGDYQHLCTEEDLRMLPWVRELNKFDLYTKQEELPDVQQLQGYYQSLIDKYCPGQLCW, from the exons ATGAGGAGCCTCCAGGCG GGAGCCGACCCCCCCGAGGGGACCGAGCCTGGCAAGGCCAAGTCCGAGTACCGGAACTACACG gaggggaagctgctggaCCGTGTGTACAACACCTACCTGTTGATGCACACCCACCAGACTGTCGACTTTGTCCGGAAGAAG AACGCCGAGTACAGGAGCTGCTCCCTGCGCAAGATGAGCATCATGGAggcactggagctgctggacCAGCTGGTGGACGAGTCGGACCCGGACGTGGACTTCCCCAACTCCTACCATGCCTACCAAACTGCTGAGGGCATCCGCCGGGCCCACCCCGACAAAG ACTGGTTCCACCTCGTGGGGTTGCTGCATGACCTGGGGAAGGTCCTGGCACTCTTTGGGGAGCCCCAG TGGGCTGTGGTAGGGGACACCTTCCCGGTGGGCTGCAAGGTGCAGAAGTCCGTGGTGTTCAGTGACTCCACCTTCCATGATAACCCCGACACAAGGCACCCCCTTTACAG CACCGAGTATGGGATGTACCAGCCTCGCTGCGGCCTAGAGAACATCCTCATGTCCTGGGGACACGATG AGTACATGTACAGAgtcatgaagttcaacaacTTCACACTGCCCAAGGAG GCCTTCTACATGGTCCGCTTCCACTCCTTCTACCCCTGGCATACGCACGGGGACTACCAGCACCTCTGCACTGAGGAGGACCTCCGCATGCTACCCTGGGTCAGGGAGCTCAA CAAGTTCGACCTCTACAccaagcaggaggagctgcctgACGTGCAGCAACTCCAGGGCTACTACCAGTCCCTGATCGACAAGTACTGccctgggcagctctgctggtga
- the ADM2 gene encoding protein ADM2 isoform X2 — protein MRAPAPVALGCISLVLCLLELPACLPLPDGRSPKRREPPDRRPSPASLLGDHPGPQPPALPQPAGGPRQRPLIPRHGPKLMPRHGPRLSPRHGARLAPRHRLLIPRQHPKLIPRHRACLSPRHGHRPVLRHSPQHGPQHPRGRRHASGRLQHAQLLRVGCVLGTCQVQNLSHRLWQLMGQSGRQDSSPMNPNSPHSYG, from the exons ATGAGAGCCCCGGCGCCGGTTGCGCTGGGTTGCATCAGCCTGGTGCTGTGTCTGCTGGAgctgcccgcctgcctgcccctgcccgaCGGCCGCTCGCCCAAGCGCAG GGAGCCCCCAGACCGGAGACCCTCCCCAGCCTCACTCCTTGGGGACCACCCAGgaccgcagcccccggccctgccACAGCCTGCTGGTGGCCCTCGGCAGAGACCACTCATCCCACGGCATGGCCCCAAGCTCATGCCACGCCATGGACCCCGGCTCTCCCCCCGACACGGTGCCCGCCTGGCCCCCCGGCACAGACTGCTTATTCCACGGCAGCACCCGAAGCTCATCCCCCGGCACAGAGCCTGCCTGTCCCCCCGGCACGGCCATCGTCCTGTCCTGCGGCACAGCCCACAGCACggcccccagcacccacggGGCCGCCGGCACGCTTCGGGGCGGCTGCAGCACGCACAGCTGCTGCGGgtgggctgtgtgctgggcacCTGCCAGGTGCAGAACCTGAGCCACCGCCTCTGGCAGCTGATGGGCCAGTCGGGCCGCCAAGACTCGTCCCCCATGAACCCCAACAGCCCCCACAGCTATGGGTGA
- the LMF2 gene encoding lipase maturation factor 2 isoform X2, with the protein MLSLPRAAGGPLSQAPVPCENCVPSSHESIFLSHLWSLPGMAASCGGARVGQVFLYFQWDSLLLEAGFLGVLVAPLHLLKWRSTAWRAHDGITFWLVRWLLFRLMFASGVVKLSSRCPTWWGLTALIYHYETQCIPTPSAWFAHQLPVWFQKFSVVATYVIEIAIPLLFFAPIRRLRLFAFYSQVLLQVLIILTGNYNFFNMLTIVLAFSLLDEEHVGHWLGRSKRRHTSTWPPSLQSLFSALLELSVYGFLLYWSVQYFGLEINWEKKLLDSKVAFTYHEFMTWLRAVTLPLVGLAFLSLSWEILSAMYRCACVRGCFWKLWATLQWAIFATATMGMFAISLVPFTYIDYESSGKLWPGIYQMFNAVERFQVVNSYGLFRRMTGVGGRPEVVLEGSYDKQMWTEIEFMYKPGNVSRAPPVVAPHQPRLDWQMWFAALGPHSSSPWFTSFVYRLLQGKKDVIRLVQVDESQYPFSAQPPVYIRAQLYKYWFTSSAEGSEDPARWWRRQHVQEFFPTVSLGDPTLESLLRQHGLKDKTPLKRSVDAFLPWLLQSLRQLSHPFSGPIVLWSLYLVVATVCLLRALGHRPRGGTAPARHKGPRRGEPADRGGGEKNGQVRRKEAKEMEEKGEGRARGLGDGHGDGSRGTKKKK; encoded by the exons ATGCTCAGCTTGCCGCGTGCAGCTGGGG GACCCTTGTCCCAAGCACCTGTGCCCTGTGAGAACTGTGTGCCCTCCAGCCATGAATCCATCTTCCTGAGCCATTTGTGGTCGCTGCCGGGGATGGCAGCTTCATGTGGAGGAGCTCGG GTGGGGCAGGTCTTCCTCTACTTCCAGTG GGATAGTCTTCTGCTGGAAGCGGGAttcctgggggtgctggtggccccCCTGCACCTGCTGAAGTGGCGGTCCACGGCGTGGCGTGCCCATGATGGCATCACCTTCTGGCTGGTGCGCTGGCTCCTCTTCCGGCTGATGTTTGCCTCTGGTGTGGTGAAGCTGAGCAGCCGCTGCCCCACTTGGTGGGGACTCACAG CTCTCATCTACCACTACGAGACCCAGTGCATCCCCACACCAAGCGCCTGGTTTGCCCACCAGCTGCCCGTCTGGTTCCAGAAGTTCAGCGTGGTGGCCACCTATGTCATCGAAATAGCTATCCCACTCCTCTTCTTTGCACCCATCCGCCGCCTCCGGCTCTTTGCATTCTACAGCCAG GTCCTACTGCAGGTCCTCATCATCCTCACGGGTAACTACAACTTCTTCAACATGCTCACCATTGTCCTGGCCTTCTCCCTGCTGGATGAGGAACACGTGGGACACTGGCTGGGGCGCAGCAAGCGGAGGCACACCAGCA cctggccccccagcctgcagtcCCTCTTCTCTGCCTTGCTGGAGCTAAGCGTCTATGGCTTCCTGCTTTACTGGAGTGTCCAGTACTTTGGCCTGGAGATCAACTGGGAGAAGAAGCTGCTGGACTCCAAAGTGG cCTTCACCTATCATGAGTTCATGACATGGCTGCGGGCGGTGACCCTACCACTGGTGGGGCTGGCCTTCCTCTCACTCTCCTGGGAGATTCTCTCTGCCATGTACAG GTGTGCCTGTGTGCGTGGCTGCTTCTGGAAGCTCTGGGCCACACTACAGTGGGCCATCTTCGCCACCGCGACCATGGGGATGTTTGCCATCAGCTTG GTGCCCTTCACCTACATTGACTATGAGTCCAGTGGCAAGCTGTGGCCTGGCATCTACCAGATGTTCAACGCAGTGGAACGCTTCCAGGTGGTGAACTCCTATGGGCTCTTCCGCAGGATGACTGGTGTTGGTGGGCGGCCCGAGGtggtgctggagggcagctACGACAAGCAGATGTGGACG GAGATCGAGTTCATGTACAAGCCTGGGAACGTCAGCAGGGCCCCCCCTGTGGTTGCCCCACACCAGCCCCGCCTTGACTGGCAGATGTGGTTTGCGGCACTGGgcccccacagcagcagcccctggttCACCAGCTTTGTCTACCGCCTGCTGCAGGGCAAGAAGGACG TGATCCGCCTGGTGCAGGTTGATGAATCCCAGTATCCCTTCAGTGCCCAGCCGCCCGTCTACATCCGCGCCCAGCTCTACAAGTACTGGTtcaccagcagtgctgagggCAG CGAGGACCCCGCACGATGGTGGCGGCGACAGCATGTCCAGGAATTCTTCCCCACTGTCTCCCTGGGTGATCCCACACTGGAGAGCCTGCTCCGCCAGCATGGGCTGAAG GACAAGACACCGCTGAAGCGCTCGGTGGACGCcttcctgccctggctgctgcagtcccTCCGCCAGCTCAGCCACCCTTTCTCCGGCCCCATCGTCCTTTGGTCCCTGTACCTCGTGGTGGCTACCGTCTGTCTCCTGCGAGCCCTGGGCCACCGGCCccgggggggcacagcccctgcccgccACAAAGGCCCCAGACGGGGGGAGCCTGCGGACCGAGGGGGTGGTGAGAAGAACGGGCAGGTGCGGAGGAAGGAGGCAAAAGAGATGGAGGAGAAAGGTgagggccgggcccgggggtTAGGCGATGGCCATGGTGATGGCTCCCGTGGCACCAAGAAGAAGAAGTAG